The following proteins come from a genomic window of Azoarcus sp. PA01:
- the rsxG gene encoding electron transport complex subunit RsxG, which produces MSGSDRAPALDAVRETLPYQPVLLGAIALVAGTALAWAFEATKVPIAAAEEKDLRMTLAQVLPSGFADNDLLADVVELDGAKGKVTVHLAKHAGMPVGAVFKTAERGYAGDVTVLMAVDARGTVLGVRVLKHTETPGLGDKIETAKSRWIDGFAGKSLADPAPAKWAVTKDGGVFDAFAGATITPRAVVKAVKGGLDFFAAHRSDLLGDKP; this is translated from the coding sequence ATGAGCGGATCCGATCGCGCGCCGGCACTCGACGCGGTCCGCGAGACGCTGCCCTACCAGCCGGTGCTGCTCGGTGCGATCGCGCTCGTCGCCGGCACTGCGCTCGCATGGGCGTTCGAGGCGACGAAAGTGCCGATCGCCGCCGCCGAGGAAAAAGATCTGCGCATGACGCTCGCGCAAGTGCTGCCGAGCGGCTTCGCCGACAACGACCTGCTGGCGGACGTCGTCGAGCTCGACGGCGCGAAAGGCAAAGTCACGGTGCATCTCGCGAAGCACGCGGGCATGCCGGTCGGCGCGGTGTTCAAGACCGCCGAGCGCGGCTATGCCGGCGACGTGACGGTGCTGATGGCCGTCGACGCGCGCGGCACGGTGCTCGGCGTGCGTGTCCTCAAGCACACCGAGACGCCCGGCCTCGGCGACAAGATCGAGACGGCGAAGTCGCGCTGGATCGACGGGTTCGCGGGCAAATCCCTCGCCGACCCGGCCCCCGCGAAGTGGGCCGTGACAAAGGACGGCGGCGTGTTCGACGCGTTCGCCGGCGCGACGATCACGCCGCGCGCGGTCGTCAAAGCCGTCAAAGGCGGGCTCGACTTCTTCGCCGCCCATCGCAGCGACCTTCTCGGAGACAAACCATGA
- a CDS encoding RnfABCDGE type electron transport complex subunit D, with protein MSTLPHASPPASPHAHGGASIARTMRHVQVALLPATLFGFWLFGWPAVHLFVITVGTCVLTELVCQRLMGLDSSFGDGSAVLTGWLLALSLPPWAPAWIGALGGFIAIAIGKQLFGGLGQNLFNPAMVARVALLVSFPVVMTQWVAPLPMTADGAPGFGEGLWITLASPPLPDAIASASLLGHAKTELSRGVDLLHALGAATDPLLSWAGARAGSLGETGAIFLLAGGLYLLATGVIRWHIPLAVLAGLAIPAAIGHALDPAHYLPASAHLLSGAAILGAFFIATDYVTSPNTAFGQLVFGFGIGLLTWIIRSWGGYPEGMAFAVLLLNALTPVIDRYCRPRILGRTYRGAPIDAAAQRGVK; from the coding sequence ATGAGCACGCTGCCTCACGCCTCGCCTCCCGCTTCGCCACACGCCCACGGCGGCGCGTCGATAGCGCGGACGATGCGCCACGTGCAGGTCGCGCTGCTGCCGGCGACGCTGTTCGGCTTCTGGCTGTTCGGCTGGCCCGCGGTGCATCTTTTCGTCATCACGGTCGGCACGTGCGTGCTGACCGAGCTCGTCTGCCAGCGCCTGATGGGCCTCGACAGCAGCTTCGGCGACGGCTCCGCCGTCCTGACCGGCTGGCTCCTCGCGCTGTCGCTGCCGCCGTGGGCGCCGGCGTGGATCGGCGCGCTCGGCGGCTTCATCGCGATCGCGATCGGCAAGCAGCTCTTCGGCGGCCTCGGCCAGAATCTTTTCAACCCGGCGATGGTCGCTCGCGTCGCGCTGCTCGTGTCGTTCCCCGTCGTGATGACGCAGTGGGTCGCGCCGCTGCCGATGACGGCCGACGGCGCGCCCGGCTTCGGCGAAGGGCTGTGGATCACGCTCGCGTCGCCGCCGCTTCCCGACGCGATTGCGTCGGCGTCGCTGCTCGGCCACGCCAAGACGGAGCTTTCCCGCGGCGTCGATCTGCTGCACGCGCTCGGCGCGGCGACCGATCCGCTGTTATCGTGGGCCGGCGCGCGTGCCGGCAGCCTCGGCGAAACCGGCGCGATCTTCCTTCTCGCCGGCGGGCTCTATCTGCTCGCCACCGGGGTCATCCGCTGGCATATCCCGCTCGCCGTCCTCGCCGGCCTCGCGATCCCCGCAGCAATCGGCCACGCGCTCGATCCGGCCCATTACCTGCCAGCCTCTGCGCATCTGCTGTCGGGCGCGGCGATCCTCGGTGCGTTTTTCATCGCCACCGACTACGTGACGTCGCCGAACACCGCGTTCGGACAGCTCGTCTTCGGCTTCGGCATCGGGCTCCTGACGTGGATCATCCGCAGCTGGGGCGGTTATCCGGAAGGCATGGCGTTCGCGGTGCTGCTGCTGAACGCGCTGACGCCGGTCATCGACCGCTACTGCCGGCCGCGCATCCTCGGCAGGACTTACCGTGGCGCCCCGATCGACGCCGCCGCGCAGCGAGGTGTGAAATGA
- the rsxC gene encoding electron transport complex subunit RsxC — MGFIDRFLRTRKFSRGIHPEDHKRPAADAPLRKMPLPERLYVPLLQHVGAPARPAVAVGDTVSKGQRIGEPQGAISAAIHAPTSGRIVAIGDIVAPHPSGLPVAAITIESDGRDEWTPLTPCADPFALDAAEIGRRVSAAGVVGLGGAAFPSAVKLSGGRDANVDVLIINGGECEPFLSCDDRLMRDRAADAIDGIAIMLHATGAREARIGIEDNKPEAIAAMRAAAAGHAKIRVEPVPTRYPMGSEKHLVLALTGLEVPANGRPADVGVVVHNVATAAAVRDAVRFGRPLLSRLVTVNGVCVREPGNVEVLIGTLADAVLEFCGGVRADRGAPARLLLGGPMTGMQVPTLHVPVIKGSGGILVLDRDEVGVRTPGPCIRCSTCVRACPVGLLPLEIARRVRAGDLDAAVKFGLKDCIACGCCAYDCPSHIPLVQYFHHAKGELAARDRHKLRSEATKTLAQARAERLEREAREKAETAARRKAAPDAQPAPAPRPAVATPPAGESA, encoded by the coding sequence ATGGGCTTCATCGACCGCTTCCTGCGCACGCGCAAGTTCAGTCGCGGCATCCACCCCGAAGACCACAAGCGGCCGGCGGCGGACGCGCCGCTGCGCAAAATGCCGCTGCCCGAGCGGCTGTACGTGCCGCTGCTGCAGCACGTCGGCGCGCCGGCGCGCCCTGCCGTCGCCGTCGGCGATACCGTCAGCAAGGGACAGCGGATCGGCGAGCCGCAGGGCGCGATCTCCGCTGCGATCCACGCGCCGACTTCGGGGCGAATCGTCGCGATCGGCGACATCGTCGCACCACACCCGTCGGGGCTGCCGGTCGCGGCGATCACGATCGAAAGCGACGGCCGGGACGAGTGGACGCCGCTGACGCCGTGCGCCGACCCGTTCGCGCTCGACGCGGCCGAAATCGGCCGACGCGTTTCGGCAGCCGGGGTCGTCGGTCTTGGCGGCGCGGCGTTCCCGTCGGCGGTCAAGCTCAGCGGCGGGCGCGATGCGAACGTCGACGTGCTGATCATCAACGGCGGCGAATGCGAGCCGTTCCTGTCGTGCGACGACCGGCTGATGCGCGACCGCGCCGCCGACGCGATCGACGGCATCGCGATCATGCTGCACGCGACCGGGGCGCGCGAAGCGCGCATCGGCATCGAGGACAACAAGCCCGAAGCGATCGCGGCGATGCGCGCGGCCGCGGCCGGACACGCCAAAATCCGCGTCGAACCGGTGCCGACACGCTACCCGATGGGCTCGGAGAAGCACCTCGTGCTCGCGCTCACCGGGCTCGAAGTGCCGGCGAACGGTCGCCCCGCCGATGTCGGCGTCGTCGTGCACAACGTCGCCACCGCAGCCGCCGTGCGCGACGCAGTGCGTTTCGGCCGGCCGCTGCTGTCGCGCCTCGTCACCGTCAACGGCGTGTGCGTGCGCGAGCCCGGCAACGTCGAAGTGCTGATCGGCACGCTCGCCGATGCGGTGCTCGAATTCTGCGGCGGCGTGCGCGCCGACCGTGGCGCACCGGCGCGGCTGCTCCTCGGCGGCCCGATGACGGGCATGCAGGTGCCGACGCTGCACGTGCCGGTCATCAAGGGGAGCGGAGGCATCCTCGTCCTCGATCGCGACGAAGTCGGCGTGCGTACGCCCGGCCCGTGCATCCGCTGCAGCACCTGCGTGCGCGCCTGCCCGGTCGGCCTGTTGCCGCTCGAGATCGCCCGCCGCGTTCGCGCCGGCGATCTCGACGCTGCGGTGAAGTTCGGCCTCAAGGACTGCATCGCGTGCGGTTGCTGCGCCTACGACTGCCCGTCGCACATTCCGCTGGTGCAATACTTCCATCACGCCAAAGGCGAGCTCGCGGCGCGGGACCGCCACAAGCTGCGCAGCGAGGCGACGAAGACGCTCGCGCAGGCAAGAGCCGAGCGACTCGAACGCGAAGCGCGCGAGAAGGCCGAAACCGCCGCGCGGCGTAAAGCCGCGCCGGACGCGCAACCGGCTCCGGCACCCCGGCCTGCCGTCGCGACACCCCCGGCAGGAGAATCCGCATGA
- a CDS encoding RnfABCDGE type electron transport complex subunit B: MLFAVVSLTVLGAALGVMLGLASRFFAVEASPVVAELEAMMPGSNCGQCGFPGCAGAAAAIAAGTASPACCPPGGRALAETIAARLGIAVDLAGMRDEGPKVAGIREEICIGCTRCIKVCPTDAILGGPKQIHNVLRDACTGCGNCIERCPTEAMAMQPLPVTLQQWVWPKPAAGA; encoded by the coding sequence GTGCTTTTCGCCGTCGTCAGTCTGACCGTTCTCGGCGCCGCGCTCGGCGTCATGCTCGGTCTCGCCAGCCGCTTTTTCGCCGTCGAGGCGAGTCCGGTCGTCGCCGAACTCGAGGCAATGATGCCCGGGTCGAACTGCGGCCAGTGCGGTTTCCCCGGCTGCGCCGGGGCCGCGGCGGCGATCGCGGCCGGCACCGCGTCCCCGGCCTGCTGCCCGCCGGGCGGACGTGCGCTCGCCGAGACGATCGCCGCGCGGCTCGGCATCGCCGTCGATCTCGCCGGCATGCGTGACGAAGGCCCGAAAGTCGCCGGCATCAGGGAAGAGATCTGCATCGGCTGCACGCGCTGCATCAAGGTCTGCCCGACCGACGCGATCCTCGGCGGACCGAAGCAGATCCACAACGTGCTGCGCGACGCCTGCACCGGTTGCGGCAACTGCATCGAGCGCTGTCCGACCGAAGCGATGGCGATGCAGCCGCTGCCGGTCACGCTGCAGCAGTGGGTCTGGCCGAAGCCGGCGGCCGGCGCCTGA
- the rsxA gene encoding electron transport complex subunit RsxA — MHEYALLLLSTALVNNVVLVKFLGLCPAMGVSRSMDAALGMGLATTFVITLAAAASWMLEHWLLAPFDLGFLRILSFILVIAAAVQFTEMAIRKTSPALYQSLGIYLPLITTNCAVLGVALLNVQQGYGFFKSVLFGFGSALGFTLVLLIFAGLRERLALASVPAAFAGAPAAFITISLLSLAFMGLSGLVAT, encoded by the coding sequence ATGCACGAATATGCGCTCCTGCTGCTGTCGACCGCGCTCGTCAACAACGTCGTGCTGGTCAAATTCCTCGGCCTGTGCCCGGCGATGGGGGTGTCGAGAAGCATGGACGCGGCGCTCGGCATGGGGCTCGCGACGACTTTCGTCATCACGCTCGCCGCGGCCGCGAGCTGGATGCTCGAGCACTGGCTGCTTGCGCCGTTCGACCTCGGCTTCCTGCGCATCCTGAGCTTCATCCTGGTCATCGCGGCGGCCGTGCAATTCACCGAGATGGCGATCCGCAAGACGAGCCCGGCGCTGTATCAGAGCCTGGGCATCTACCTGCCGCTGATCACGACGAACTGCGCCGTGCTCGGTGTCGCGCTGCTCAACGTGCAGCAAGGCTACGGCTTCTTCAAGAGCGTGCTGTTCGGCTTCGGTTCGGCGCTCGGTTTCACGCTCGTGCTGCTGATCTTCGCCGGCCTGCGCGAACGCCTCGCGCTCGCGAGCGTGCCGGCCGCGTTCGCCGGCGCCCCGGCAGCGTTCATCACGATCAGCCTGCTGAGCCTCGCCTTCATGGGGCTGTCCGGCCTCGTCGCCACTTGA
- a CDS encoding SoxR reducing system RseC family protein: MNGREQDGIAGSGAPLLEGTARVVGVAGTVAWLEPEPSAGCGNCAALRSCGSTTFALASGAGTFSRRIAARRFPVATGGDGPCLAVGDRVVVGVGEDALATAALTAYALPLAIMLGAGATAELAAGSDLATFGAMAGGLVLGLAIARRVASRLAASGSTVPRFVRHASRDLSRNPV; encoded by the coding sequence ATGAATGGGCGGGAACAGGACGGCATCGCCGGCAGCGGCGCGCCGCTGCTCGAAGGCACTGCGCGCGTCGTCGGAGTCGCCGGCACCGTCGCGTGGCTCGAGCCGGAGCCGAGCGCCGGGTGCGGCAACTGCGCGGCGTTGCGCAGCTGCGGTTCGACGACTTTCGCCCTCGCCAGCGGCGCCGGCACGTTCTCGCGGCGGATCGCGGCGCGCCGTTTTCCGGTCGCGACGGGCGGCGACGGGCCCTGCCTCGCAGTCGGCGACCGGGTCGTCGTCGGCGTCGGCGAGGACGCGCTCGCGACGGCCGCGCTGACCGCCTACGCGCTGCCGCTCGCGATCATGCTCGGCGCGGGCGCAACTGCCGAGCTGGCAGCCGGCAGCGACCTGGCCACTTTCGGCGCGATGGCCGGCGGCCTCGTGCTCGGCCTCGCGATCGCCCGCCGCGTCGCGTCGCGGCTTGCCGCCAGCGGCAGCACGGTGCCGCGCTTCGTGCGCCACGCGAGCCGCGACTTGTCGCGCAACCCCGTGTGA
- a CDS encoding DUF1499 domain-containing protein — protein MMLSRLTLGVAILAAVVLFLSGSGTRFGVWPFPTGFMLLKWAAYFGLAAAAVALVGLLVPKLRAGYARSFAAALVLGVAVAAVPAYWMQAAGQVPPIHDISTDLDDPPAFAAVLAQRGDASNPPEHGGPAVADAQRRAYPDIRPLVLPLPPEDAFAHALRAARAMGWEIVAQDAAAGRLEATATTLWFGFKDDVVVRVTPLQGGSRIDVRSASRVGVSDVGANAKRIRAYLAKLADFAD, from the coding sequence ATGATGCTGTCCCGCCTCACGCTTGGCGTCGCGATCCTCGCCGCCGTGGTGCTGTTCCTGTCCGGCTCGGGCACGCGCTTCGGAGTGTGGCCGTTTCCCACCGGCTTCATGCTGCTGAAATGGGCTGCGTATTTCGGGCTCGCGGCGGCCGCGGTCGCGCTCGTCGGCCTGCTCGTGCCGAAGCTGCGCGCCGGGTACGCGCGCAGCTTTGCCGCCGCACTCGTGCTCGGCGTCGCCGTGGCGGCCGTGCCGGCGTACTGGATGCAGGCGGCCGGCCAGGTGCCGCCGATTCACGACATCAGCACCGACCTCGACGATCCGCCCGCTTTCGCCGCAGTGCTGGCGCAGCGGGGCGACGCGTCGAATCCGCCCGAGCATGGCGGGCCGGCTGTTGCCGACGCCCAGCGTCGTGCCTATCCCGACATCCGGCCGCTCGTGCTGCCGCTGCCGCCGGAGGATGCGTTCGCGCACGCGTTGCGGGCGGCGCGCGCGATGGGCTGGGAGATCGTCGCGCAGGACGCGGCCGCGGGACGGCTCGAAGCAACGGCGACGACGCTGTGGTTCGGCTTCAAGGACGATGTCGTCGTGCGCGTCACGCCGCTGCAAGGCGGCAGCCGCATCGATGTCCGCTCGGCGTCACGCGTCGGCGTCAGCGATGTCGGCGCCAACGCGAAGCGCATTCGTGCCTATCTGGCGAAGCTCGCGGACTTCGCCGACTGA
- a CDS encoding MBL fold metallo-hydrolase: MKTTAFALALSAIAAAAPATAATPAAEGATVRITPLGSHDGEFCAFDRAMVFEDPDGTRILYDAGRTVRGADDPRLGQIDAVLLTHVHGDHLGDAHTPAANAGECGKPDASVKVTPNSNTVNIAVGKKAKLVVGGEMHGFLAARLKAAGGDPKQVQLLRFGGSAKVGGVTIASVPAVHSNGLDPAFLDDGHAEALKAAGLTAYVGPPGGYVLKFSNGLVAYLSGDTGVTAEQDLVVRRFYNAKLAVINIGGTFTTGPAEAAHVINEMVKPNAVIASHANEAATRDGELLPETRTAQFGNALTAPMRVPLSGRTMTFDADAKCLSGC, encoded by the coding sequence ATGAAAACGACAGCTTTCGCGCTCGCGCTTTCAGCTATCGCGGCCGCGGCGCCGGCAACTGCGGCCACGCCCGCGGCGGAAGGCGCAACCGTCAGGATCACGCCGCTCGGAAGCCACGACGGCGAATTCTGCGCGTTTGACCGCGCGATGGTGTTCGAGGACCCTGACGGCACCCGCATCCTCTACGACGCCGGGCGCACCGTGCGCGGCGCCGACGACCCACGGCTCGGCCAGATCGACGCGGTGCTGCTGACGCACGTGCATGGCGACCATCTCGGCGACGCGCACACGCCGGCGGCGAACGCGGGGGAATGCGGCAAACCGGATGCGTCGGTGAAAGTGACGCCGAATTCCAACACCGTGAACATCGCCGTCGGCAAGAAAGCGAAACTCGTCGTCGGCGGCGAAATGCACGGCTTTCTCGCCGCCCGTCTGAAGGCCGCGGGCGGCGACCCGAAGCAGGTCCAGCTGCTGCGCTTCGGCGGCAGCGCAAAAGTCGGCGGCGTCACCATCGCCAGCGTGCCGGCGGTGCACAGCAACGGCCTCGACCCGGCGTTTCTCGACGACGGCCACGCCGAAGCGCTGAAAGCCGCCGGCTTGACCGCTTACGTCGGCCCGCCCGGCGGTTACGTGCTGAAATTCTCGAACGGCCTCGTCGCGTACCTGTCCGGCGACACGGGCGTGACGGCCGAGCAGGATCTCGTCGTGCGGCGCTTCTACAACGCGAAGCTCGCGGTGATCAACATCGGCGGCACGTTCACGACGGGACCGGCCGAAGCGGCCCACGTCATCAACGAAATGGTCAAGCCGAACGCAGTGATCGCGTCGCATGCGAACGAGGCGGCGACGCGCGATGGCGAGCTGCTGCCCGAGACGCGCACCGCGCAGTTCGGCAACGCGCTAACGGCGCCGATGCGCGTGCCGCTGAGCGGCCGGACGATGACGTTCGACGCCGACGCGAAATGCCTCTCCGGCTGCTGA
- a CDS encoding PHB depolymerase family esterase — MGARKSGWVGVWFDLARTTARASGKINRAAGKATAKRAGPALRKAATQLLTGVATPTPPPATRGGGLWEVGRWGLGPMAMRRYRLYLPPGVRGPLPLVVLLHGCGQDSASFAATTRAAANARAGGYAVLLPEQASEANPNRCWNWFGREPVVATEAAILKAIVDHVCAAHRLRADRVFALGLSAGGAMALTLALRYPALFAAVGTHSGAVPHSASSALQAGHAMRGRRSPELAGLRQRLGGRRLPPLIVIHGDADRSVAWANAEESVALWLGLMAPVVASAGISRAARRGARHPYAVTDWKRDRRAYVRMIRVAGLGHAWSGGAAKQAFSDPRGPDALKLFWRFFDACVA; from the coding sequence ATGGGAGCACGAAAATCCGGCTGGGTCGGCGTGTGGTTCGATCTCGCCCGGACGACGGCCCGCGCGTCGGGAAAGATCAACCGGGCGGCCGGCAAGGCGACGGCGAAGCGCGCCGGACCGGCGCTGCGCAAAGCTGCGACGCAGCTCTTGACCGGCGTCGCGACGCCGACGCCGCCTCCCGCGACGCGCGGCGGCGGGCTTTGGGAAGTCGGCCGCTGGGGCCTCGGGCCGATGGCGATGCGCCGCTATCGCCTGTACCTGCCGCCGGGCGTGCGCGGACCGCTGCCGCTCGTCGTGCTGTTGCATGGCTGTGGCCAGGATTCGGCGAGTTTCGCGGCGACGACGCGCGCCGCGGCGAACGCCCGTGCCGGAGGCTATGCGGTGCTGTTGCCCGAGCAGGCGTCCGAGGCGAACCCGAACCGCTGCTGGAACTGGTTCGGGCGCGAGCCGGTCGTCGCGACCGAGGCCGCGATCCTCAAAGCCATCGTCGACCACGTCTGTGCCGCCCACCGCTTGCGCGCCGACCGGGTGTTCGCGCTCGGCCTGTCGGCAGGGGGCGCGATGGCGCTGACGCTCGCGCTGCGCTATCCGGCGCTTTTCGCCGCCGTCGGCACGCACTCGGGCGCCGTGCCGCACAGCGCGTCGTCGGCGCTGCAGGCCGGGCACGCGATGCGCGGCCGGCGCTCGCCCGAACTCGCTGGGCTGCGCCAGCGGCTCGGCGGGCGCCGCCTGCCGCCGCTGATCGTGATCCACGGCGACGCCGATCGCAGCGTCGCCTGGGCGAACGCCGAGGAGTCCGTCGCGCTTTGGCTCGGGCTGATGGCGCCGGTCGTCGCGTCGGCGGGAATTTCCCGTGCGGCGCGGCGCGGCGCGCGCCATCCATACGCGGTGACCGACTGGAAGCGCGACCGTCGCGCCTACGTGCGGATGATCCGCGTCGCCGGGCTCGGCCACGCGTGGAGCGGCGGGGCCGCGAAGCAGGCTTTCTCCGATCCGCGCGGACCCGACGCGTTGAAGCTTTTCTGGCGCTTCTTCGACGCGTGTGTCGCGTGA
- a CDS encoding chaperone NapD: MDARSSSPWKRQHQLPRLILLALAGVFLGVVVNPALALLPVALHFLFRSFSARPGSATESAPPLVADDFPEHVPGILVETEPARTAEVARAIAAVPELDICTINPAGKLAVISDCTRFSDTLELISWMRELPGVVTVTPVYHRENADAANDASRHRAEERHTL; this comes from the coding sequence ATGGATGCACGATCGAGTTCCCCCTGGAAGAGGCAACACCAGCTTCCGCGCCTGATTCTTCTCGCGCTGGCAGGTGTTTTTCTCGGCGTTGTCGTCAACCCGGCGCTCGCGTTGCTGCCGGTCGCGCTCCACTTCCTCTTCAGGAGCTTCAGCGCGCGACCCGGCTCTGCGACCGAGAGTGCGCCGCCGCTGGTCGCCGACGATTTTCCGGAGCATGTCCCCGGCATTCTCGTCGAGACCGAACCCGCACGTACTGCGGAAGTGGCCCGCGCAATCGCGGCAGTGCCGGAGCTCGACATCTGCACGATCAACCCGGCAGGCAAGCTCGCCGTGATCAGCGACTGCACGCGTTTTTCCGACACGCTGGAACTGATCAGCTGGATGCGGGAACTCCCTGGCGTCGTGACGGTGACGCCGGTGTACCACCGCGAAAACGCTGACGCGGCGAACGACGCGTCGCGGCATCGCGCCGAAGAACGCCACACTCTTTAG
- a CDS encoding cytochrome c3 family protein: protein MRLLRRYWQVIRRPAVHYSLGFLTIGGFIGGVMFWGAFNTALEATNTETFCTSCHEMHDNVYQELQGTIHFTNRSGVRATCPDCHVPHRWTSKIARKMQASKEVWGKLFGTIDTAEKFEALRLQLASNEWKRLKANDSLECRNCHKFEYMDFTRQSPRANRAHSTSLASGTRTCIDCHVGIAHRLPDLAGIAKLPAERRSPDALPAIVRSGGVEPPDERTE from the coding sequence ATCCGCCTGCTGCGCCGTTACTGGCAGGTGATCCGGCGCCCTGCGGTCCATTACAGCCTCGGTTTCCTGACGATCGGCGGCTTCATCGGCGGCGTCATGTTCTGGGGTGCGTTCAACACGGCTCTCGAAGCGACGAACACCGAAACGTTCTGCACCAGCTGCCACGAGATGCACGACAACGTCTACCAGGAGCTGCAGGGCACAATCCATTTCACGAACCGCAGCGGCGTGCGCGCGACCTGCCCGGACTGCCACGTGCCGCACCGCTGGACGTCGAAGATCGCGCGCAAGATGCAGGCTTCGAAAGAAGTCTGGGGCAAGCTTTTCGGCACGATCGACACAGCGGAAAAGTTCGAGGCGCTGCGCCTGCAGCTCGCGTCGAACGAATGGAAGCGGCTGAAAGCGAACGATTCGCTCGAATGCCGCAACTGTCACAAGTTCGAATACATGGACTTCACGCGCCAGAGCCCGCGCGCGAACCGTGCGCATTCGACTTCGCTCGCGAGCGGCACGCGCACCTGCATCGACTGCCATGTCGGCATCGCGCACCGCCTCCCGGACCTCGCCGGCATCGCGAAGCTCCCCGCGGAGCGCCGCAGTCCCGATGCCTTGCCGGCAATCGTGCGCAGCGGTGGCGTCGAACCGCCTGACGAAAGGACGGAGTGA
- a CDS encoding nitrate reductase cytochrome c-type subunit codes for MRALPVMRPVSLVVVCAALAFAPAATLAQRLVPSDLPGHYDRMRGNVPIPEEATPQPLTNPDNSDVRRSRAYAMQPPVVPHKIEGYQLDRSANRCMFCHARTRTEQSQAPMISVTHFQDRDGNFLAELSPRRYFCLQCHVPQAPVNPLVDNRFVDVETMLRRGSSPSVPPGEAEPASPRQPEQR; via the coding sequence ATGCGCGCCCTTCCTGTGATGCGTCCCGTCAGCCTCGTCGTCGTGTGCGCCGCTCTCGCCTTCGCGCCGGCCGCGACGCTCGCGCAGCGGCTAGTGCCTTCCGATCTGCCCGGCCATTACGACCGCATGCGCGGCAACGTTCCGATCCCCGAGGAGGCCACGCCGCAGCCGCTCACGAACCCGGACAACAGCGACGTGCGCCGCTCGCGCGCGTACGCGATGCAGCCGCCGGTCGTGCCGCACAAGATCGAAGGCTACCAGCTCGACCGCAGCGCGAACCGCTGCATGTTCTGCCATGCCCGCACGCGCACTGAGCAAAGCCAGGCGCCGATGATCAGCGTCACGCACTTCCAGGACCGTGACGGCAATTTCCTCGCCGAGCTGTCGCCGCGGCGCTACTTCTGCCTGCAGTGCCACGTTCCGCAGGCGCCGGTGAATCCGCTCGTCGACAACCGTTTCGTCGACGTCGAAACGATGCTGCGCCGCGGCAGTTCGCCTTCAGTGCCGCCCGGCGAAGCGGAGCCGGCGTCGCCGCGCCAGCCGGAGCAACGATGA